DNA from Rubripirellula lacrimiformis:
ACGCAGATTCAAGGTGACCTCGCCGGTCGGATGGATCGCGTTTAGGTCGGCATTCGCCAACACTTCCAGGACTCCGCCGATGGGGTCCGCATGGGCCGCAACCGATAGCCGCCCACCTGCTTGGGTGACAGCCAACTGAAAGTGTCGACAAAGTGTATCGAAGCGACGCGAATGAACATCATCGACCGATACATTCAGCTTCAGACCGTGGCTTCGAATGTCGAGGTCGTTGGCCGGATGGTTGCCAAGCAAGTCAATCTGGATCTGCGCCGACAAGGGCTCGACGGCCAATTCCGCGGGCACCAGTGGCAGCATCGCCAACTGGGCTGAATCGATGTTCAGATCCGCGATCGACAGTCTAGAAACGCCCGCCAACGAATCTGCGTCCAGACGGACGTCGAATGAGATCGGTGATCCTAGAAAGTCTGGGACTGACAGGTTCGCCGCGATCGATTCGTCAAACTTGGCTTTGACCGAGACGCCTTCGACTCGGAAAGAATCGCGACCGTCTTGATGCACCAACAATGCGGCATCGTGGACCAACAGACGAGCGATCGGAATCTTCCCCATGGGTGCGGTGGATTCACTTTCGCCACCACTGGGAAATTTGGATACGAGATTACCCGACTGGTCGAAACGCACCTGCATGACCGGAGCGTCCACGGAAACAAGATCGATCCAGATGCCGTGTCGAATGCCTTGCCAAGGGGACGCGACAACACGAACCTCCCCAACCGATACCTGGACAGCGTTGTCCATCGCGGGCTCAAAGACGCGAATGCCTTGCACGGCGACGGTTGACCATCCAATCGAAACATCATCGATCTGAACTTCCGTTGCCAGTACCCAAGACGCGACTTGGATCCCCAAATGCCGCGTGATCGAGTTGCGTGCAAGCACCAACATCAGCAGGGCGAACCCCGCCACGATGGCAAGCCGTTTTGCGATACGGCTGGTCAGAAGTTTCGTCAATCGATGGATCACGAGAATGCCGACCTACGATCGTGGCAGGCGATTGTTTTCACCACCAACCATTTGGATGGGGATCGGATTGTCGGCCATCAGATGCAGATCCCGTTGTGGGAAGGCAATCGATATCCCGTTTTCGCGAAACATACGATCGATCGCGAGCCGAACTTCGGTTTCGACCTTCCGCATCTGAACGATCGAACGCGCATTGATCCAAAAGTGCACCTGAAACGCCAACGCATTGTCGCCAAAGTCATTGAACCAGACGAAGGGACGCGGCCGATCGTTCACCAACGCATTGTCGGTCGCTGCTTGTTCCAACAGTTGCATGACGAGTTCCAAATCGGAACCATAGGCAACGCCAATGTGAATGGACGTCCGCAGGCGGTCATCGCGACGCGTCAGGTTCACCACATTGTTTTCAAGGAACTTGCTGTTGGGGACAATGATGTCCTGATTTTCGCCAGTTCGGATGGTGGTGCTGCGGGCGCCGATGTTTTTGACATTCCCGTAGGTATCGTCGACCATGATCAAATCCCCGGCTTTGATGGGGCGTTCGGCCAACAGGATCAGTCCGCTGATGAAGTTGTTCAGAATGTTTTGGCTTCCAAAACCAATCCCGATCGCGATCGCCCCGCCCAGAAACGTAAAGACGGTCAGCGGGACATGGGCATACCGCAGGGCGGCTAAACCGAACCCGATCATCAGTGCATAAAACGCAAGCGATTCGATCGCGTGGGCGCCTGCTTCTTCGACACCGATTTTCGGCAGTCGGTTCCCCAAGATGCTGCTGATCAATCGTGCAGCGAAGTATCCAAACAACAGGAACAACAAACTGCTAACAGTCTTCCCGACGGTCAGTGACGTATCATCAATGGACGTGAGTTCATAGTTCCAAAGTCGGTTGATGGTCGTCCAGCTATCACTAATCCATTCGTCCAGGCTACGCGCTGGCGTGCCCGCGATGTCAACCTTTAGTCGGCTTAGAGCGCGGGTTGCACTATCCAGGCTAAGCATGCCTCCGTTGTATAGTTCGACCTGCCGCGACAGTGAATTGTAGGTGGCGTCCAACCAACGCTTCAGTGCCTCTTTCTCGACATCAAGGCCATCGATCCTGCCCGCGACCGCACCTTGAACTTCGCGAGTGTCCAACAGTTTCAACAGCTTCGACTGTTTTTCTCTTGCGATCTGTTCCAGCTGTTCGTTGGTTTCTTCCAACCAAGTTTGTTGATCCTTGCGATTGGCTTGCTTGCTGGCGATCAGGAAACGTCGATGCCAAGCGGTTCGCATCAAGGGCAGTCGCTGCAACCGTTGATTGATAATCGTCTGTTCGACCTGGATGGTCTGCTGAGCTGTCTTGAGCGCTTCGACGC
Protein-coding regions in this window:
- a CDS encoding mechanosensitive ion channel domain-containing protein; the encoded protein is MNLRDAALGIWLSMLIVLPVWAESDPPEPLTARSIQQKHDVVTTELRVALLQQAAEKEDEQRDPSGPDKPAADESQVDLLKQIDVIMAQQKTATASLQDAKSKQVSLDAELGRVEIEGVDGGPPYSILALDQLQDARNSGEAKSESAEASLLAARDSVAMAREQVESKQREFRQLKESTEAESDPKTDRLKLEVQLADEVLVLSRQQLMIEEAGQAIVELENKIQDAKLEVVKASVVFSKQILNEKQAELDVRESDLKRRASLIQSELQYAERRWLAARQELDSEPSPSEDLVQRVEALKTAQQTIQVEQTIINQRLQRLPLMRTAWHRRFLIASKQANRKDQQTWLEETNEQLEQIAREKQSKLLKLLDTREVQGAVAGRIDGLDVEKEALKRWLDATYNSLSRQVELYNGGMLSLDSATRALSRLKVDIAGTPARSLDEWISDSWTTINRLWNYELTSIDDTSLTVGKTVSSLLFLLFGYFAARLISSILGNRLPKIGVEEAGAHAIESLAFYALMIGFGLAALRYAHVPLTVFTFLGGAIAIGIGFGSQNILNNFISGLILLAERPIKAGDLIMVDDTYGNVKNIGARSTTIRTGENQDIIVPNSKFLENNVVNLTRRDDRLRTSIHIGVAYGSDLELVMQLLEQAATDNALVNDRPRPFVWFNDFGDNALAFQVHFWINARSIVQMRKVETEVRLAIDRMFRENGISIAFPQRDLHLMADNPIPIQMVGGENNRLPRS